In Polyangiaceae bacterium, a single genomic region encodes these proteins:
- a CDS encoding ABC transporter permease: MNDTENLYRPPASAESAEDVARLSRSEWRYVAKVFAIATVATSIFWGVTLTLQTTYALKAFSAEGRVAGIVFVSALREMGRVAVGFAACIALVLLVHRRMDADIRPPAGGIFLPVMVVLPLAAPIAGLIMCVTSLCFLLVGFEQPFALCWDAIRSTLVYQDPLLGMLSATAQTFVFGALATEIARRIARYEGWTILKILIISLVMGFFSQIATSVSWYALYHDDPALIP, from the coding sequence ATGAACGACACCGAAAACCTTTATCGTCCACCCGCTTCCGCCGAGTCGGCCGAGGACGTGGCGCGTTTGTCGCGTTCCGAATGGCGATATGTGGCGAAGGTGTTTGCCATCGCGACGGTGGCTACTTCGATATTCTGGGGCGTCACGCTCACATTGCAAACCACGTACGCGCTGAAAGCGTTTAGCGCCGAGGGGCGCGTTGCGGGGATCGTTTTTGTATCGGCACTACGAGAGATGGGCAGAGTGGCTGTAGGTTTCGCTGCCTGCATTGCGCTTGTTCTTTTGGTTCATCGGCGAATGGATGCGGATATCCGACCGCCGGCCGGCGGGATCTTTTTGCCCGTGATGGTCGTTTTGCCGCTCGCGGCGCCGATCGCCGGTTTGATCATGTGTGTGACGTCATTGTGCTTTTTGCTCGTGGGCTTTGAACAGCCATTCGCTCTGTGCTGGGATGCCATCCGCAGCACCCTGGTGTATCAGGACCCATTGCTGGGGATGTTATCTGCGACAGCCCAGACGTTCGTGTTTGGCGCGCTCGCAACGGAAATCGCACGACGAATTGCACGGTATGAAGGCTGGACGATTCTCAAGATTCTCATCATCTCCTTGGTGATGGGGTTCTTTTCGCAGATCGCAACGTCGGTCAGCTGGTACGCGCTCTACCACGACGATCCGGCGTTAATTCCGTAA